The following proteins are encoded in a genomic region of Agelaius phoeniceus isolate bAgePho1 chromosome 17, bAgePho1.hap1, whole genome shotgun sequence:
- the CCNDBP1 gene encoding cyclin-D1-binding protein 1 isoform X2: MEAREPLRDVRGALRAVLARLREGEPSEGREPFELPRFWDALGQTFQVTSQEATKLSLAFSRPPLPSAENCRKLSEDVQNAILAVATVYYWLPKGQGTTLRKMVRDATTEVVEGMIQLTDTILNAPVESLSQEQLISTGGVWEACEQVSNLPRDNQAAVVSALAASLGVVKDAVEEMEHALVEGQDPYGDIMEDEELGFRGNRDTYWSEADRQLLSSCMGLMKASKACLKKVLAAVKAHGKADSPEHIAQLDDLADIANEISPSVDELALSMYPPVNPLAVRLNAAKLASVLTKVLEIAKTSHVCPPSEEGWVQFLTGAVDHNMNKVKNFTQGQL; the protein is encoded by the exons AtggaggcgcgggagccgctGCGGGACGTGCGCGGGGCGCTGCGGGCGGTGCTGGCGCGGCTGCGAG AGGGAGAGCCGAGCGAGGGCCGAGAGCCGTTCGAGCTGCCGCGCTTCTGGGACGCGCTAG GTCAGACATTCCAAGTAACATCACAGGAAGCTACAAAGCTGAGTCTGGCATTCTCAAGGCCTCCACTACCTTCTGCAGAG AACTGCCGGAAGCTGAGTGAGGATGTCCAAAATGCCATTCTTGCAGTTGCCACAGTGTACTACTGGCTACCCAAGGGCCAAG GTACTACCCTTCGGAAGATGGTTCGAGATGCTACCACTGAAGTAGTGGAAGGGATGATCCAGCTCACAGACACAATTCTCAATGCCCCAGTGGAGAG cttGTCTCAGGAACAGCTGATATCAACTGGAGGTGTGTGGGAGGCCTGTGAGCAAGTGTCTAACCTGCCACGAG ATAACCAGGCAGCAGTTGTGTCGGCTCTGGCTGCATCTCTAGGTGTGGTCAAGGATGCTGTGGAGGAGATGGAACAT GCACTGGTGGAAGGGCAGGATCCCTATGGGGACATCATGGAAGATGAAGAGCTGGGCTTTCGGGGCAACAGGGACACGTACTGGTCAGAGGCTGACAGgcagctgctcagctcctgcatggGACTGATGAAGGCTTCTAAAGCCTGCCTGAAGAAGGTCTTGGCTGCAGTGAAGGCCCATGGCAAAGCTGATTCTCCAGAGCACATTGCACAGCTGGATGACCTGGCAGACATTGCTAATGAGATCAGCCCAAG TGTTGATGAGCTGGCACTGAGCATGTACCCACCTGTGAACCCATTGGCTGTGCGACTTAAT GCTGCTAAATTGGCCTCAGTATTAACGAAAGTCTTAGAGATTGCCAA GACAAGCCATGTATGTCCACCATCAGAGGAGGGCTGGGTGCAGTTTCTAACTGGTGCAGTAGATCACAACATGAACAAAGTCAAGAACTTCACACAGGGTCAGCTTTAA
- the CCNDBP1 gene encoding cyclin-D1-binding protein 1 isoform X1, translating to MEAREPLRDVRGALRAVLARLREGEPSEGREPFELPRFWDALGQTFQVTSQEATKLSLAFSRPPLPSAENCRKLSEDVQNAILAVATVYYWLPKGQGTTLRKMVRDATTEVVEGMIQLTDTILNAPVESLSQEQLISTGGVWEACEQVSNLPRDNQAAVVSALAASLGVVKDAVEEMEHIMLSLCSWVLLELMLGSGFSVPLCSQALVEGQDPYGDIMEDEELGFRGNRDTYWSEADRQLLSSCMGLMKASKACLKKVLAAVKAHGKADSPEHIAQLDDLADIANEISPSVDELALSMYPPVNPLAVRLNAAKLASVLTKVLEIAKTSHVCPPSEEGWVQFLTGAVDHNMNKVKNFTQGQL from the exons AtggaggcgcgggagccgctGCGGGACGTGCGCGGGGCGCTGCGGGCGGTGCTGGCGCGGCTGCGAG AGGGAGAGCCGAGCGAGGGCCGAGAGCCGTTCGAGCTGCCGCGCTTCTGGGACGCGCTAG GTCAGACATTCCAAGTAACATCACAGGAAGCTACAAAGCTGAGTCTGGCATTCTCAAGGCCTCCACTACCTTCTGCAGAG AACTGCCGGAAGCTGAGTGAGGATGTCCAAAATGCCATTCTTGCAGTTGCCACAGTGTACTACTGGCTACCCAAGGGCCAAG GTACTACCCTTCGGAAGATGGTTCGAGATGCTACCACTGAAGTAGTGGAAGGGATGATCCAGCTCACAGACACAATTCTCAATGCCCCAGTGGAGAG cttGTCTCAGGAACAGCTGATATCAACTGGAGGTGTGTGGGAGGCCTGTGAGCAAGTGTCTAACCTGCCACGAG ATAACCAGGCAGCAGTTGTGTCGGCTCTGGCTGCATCTCTAGGTGTGGTCAAGGATGCTGTGGAGGAGATGGAACAT ATTATGCTTTCCCTTTGCTCCTGGGTGTTACTGGAATTGATGCTAGGCTCTGGATTTTCAGTGCCTCTGTGTTCTCAGGCACTGGTGGAAGGGCAGGATCCCTATGGGGACATCATGGAAGATGAAGAGCTGGGCTTTCGGGGCAACAGGGACACGTACTGGTCAGAGGCTGACAGgcagctgctcagctcctgcatggGACTGATGAAGGCTTCTAAAGCCTGCCTGAAGAAGGTCTTGGCTGCAGTGAAGGCCCATGGCAAAGCTGATTCTCCAGAGCACATTGCACAGCTGGATGACCTGGCAGACATTGCTAATGAGATCAGCCCAAG TGTTGATGAGCTGGCACTGAGCATGTACCCACCTGTGAACCCATTGGCTGTGCGACTTAAT GCTGCTAAATTGGCCTCAGTATTAACGAAAGTCTTAGAGATTGCCAA GACAAGCCATGTATGTCCACCATCAGAGGAGGGCTGGGTGCAGTTTCTAACTGGTGCAGTAGATCACAACATGAACAAAGTCAAGAACTTCACACAGGGTCAGCTTTAA